The following are encoded together in the Nocardia sp. XZ_19_385 genome:
- a CDS encoding SgcJ/EcaC family oxidoreductase has protein sequence MKPRPVLHDSTRQAVADTEATALAAQLQKGGDSGDADVYDSWFAADIMWGSPKGATLVGYDQLNAIHHQLMKAGVAPASRFEVVAVQAPAPNVVVAHIRRQALEPGGFSEMAMYVLVERDGEWWLAAAQNTPITG, from the coding sequence CTGCACGATTCGACTCGTCAAGCTGTCGCCGACACCGAGGCGACCGCCTTGGCGGCACAACTCCAGAAAGGCGGCGACTCGGGCGATGCCGATGTCTATGACAGCTGGTTCGCCGCGGACATCATGTGGGGCAGCCCGAAAGGGGCCACGCTCGTCGGGTATGACCAGCTCAACGCCATCCATCACCAGCTCATGAAAGCTGGGGTGGCACCGGCATCGCGGTTCGAAGTCGTCGCTGTCCAAGCGCCCGCACCCAATGTCGTTGTCGCTCACATTCGCCGACAGGCCCTCGAACCTGGTGGTTTCTCCGAAATGGCGATGTATGTCCTCGTCGAGCGGGACGGGGAATGGTGGCTGGCCGCCGCCCAGAACACGCCCATCACAGGCTGA